CCTCTCGCTCATCTTCGCCGAGAGCGGCCGGCGCTACACCCCCGCGGACCTGGCCCTCGCCGAGCAGCTGGCCGGCCGTGCCGCCCTGGCGGTGGACAACGCGCGCCTCTACACCGACTCCTTCCGTGCCGAGGAGCGCTTCCGCTCGCTCATCCACGCCACCGCCCAGGCCGTCTGGGTGATGCAGCCGGAGGGCACGGTGGCGGAGGACTCGCCCACCTGGCGTGCCTTCACCGGCCAGGCCGCCGAGGAGTACCAGGGCTATGGCTGGCTCGCCGTGGTCCACCCCGAGGACCAGGAGCGCGTGCGGCGCGGGTGGCAGGCGGCCCGCGTCATCAAGCAGCCCTACGAGGTGGAGATGCGGCTGTGCCGGGCCGATGGCAGCTGGGCCACCGTCCTGTCACGCGCCGTGCCCATGCTCGATGCGCAGGGCCAGGTGCGCGAGTGGATCGGCACCAGCACGGACATCACCGCCCAGCGCCGCGCCGAGGAGACCTCGCGCCGGCTGGAGAGCGAGCAGCGCGCCCGTCAGCTCGAGGCCCTGCGCGCCGAGGTCAGCGAGGTGCTCTCCCGCGAGGACTCCCCTCCCCGGCTGTTGCAGGCCTGCGCCGAGGTGATGGTGCGCAACCTGCCGGTGCTGGCGCTCGTCCAGCTGTGGAGCTGGAATCGCGAGCCCCAGGTGCTGCAACTGGAGGGCAATGCCGGCCCCTCCGCGCCCCTCTCGACGCAGCCGTCCCGGGTGGAGCTGGGGCAGACGCTCGTGGGCACCGTGGGCCAGTCGCGCCAGCCGTTGCTCGTCAATGAGCTGCAGGCGGATCCCCGGTTGCGCTCGCGCACGTGGGCGGACGTCAACGGGCTGGTGTCCTTCCTGGGGGCCCCGCTGCTGGTGCGGGGCCAGCTGGTGGGCGTGCTCGCCGTCTATGGCCAGACGGCCCTGGAGGAGGAGACGCTGGCCACGCTGGCCACCGTGGCGGACGCGGTGGCCCAGGGACTCGAGCGCCGCCGCGCCGAGCTCTCCCTCCAGGAGCATGCCCGCGAGCTGGCGCGCTCCAACGAGGAGCTGCAGCAGTTCGCCTACGTGGCCTCGCATGACCTGCAGGAGCCCCTGCGCATGGTGGCCAGCTACACGCAGCTGCTGTCGCGGCGCTACAAGGGCAAGCTGGACGCGGACGCGGACGAGTTCATCTCCTACGCCGTGGACGGGGTGAACCGCATGCAGCGGCTCATCCAGGATCTGCTGACCTACTCGCGTGTGGGCACCCGCGGCCACGAGTTCAAACCGCTCGACGCCAGCCTGGCGCTGAACAAGGCGCTGGCCAACCTCAAGACGCTGATGGAGGAGACGGGCGCCACCCTCATCCAGGGCAAGCTGCCGCAGGTGATGGTGGACGAGACGCAGCTCACCCAGCTCTTCCAGAACCTGGTGGGCAACGCGCTGAAGTTCCGCGGCAAGACGCCGCCCCGGGTGCTGGTGGAGGCCGAGCTCCAGGGCACCGAGTGGCGCTTCACCGTCGAGGACAACGGCATCGGCATCGAGCCCCAGTACTACGAGCGCATCTTCGTCATCTTCCAGCGGCTCCACGGCAAGGAAGAGTACCCTGGCACCGGCATCGGCCTGGCCATCTGCAAGAAGATCGTCGAGCGGCACGGAGGCCGCATCGGCCTGGACTCCCAACCCGGACAGGGGACGACGTTCTGGTTCACCCTGCCCACGGTCCCCACCCCTTCAACCCTGGGCACCCCCTCATGAGTGTCGACACCCTTGGACGGCCCATTGAAATCCTCCTGGTGGAGGACAACCCCGGCGACGTCCGCCTGACCATCGAGGCCCTCAAGGAGGGCAAGGTGCGCAACCGCCTCTCCGTCGCCCGTGATGGCGTGGAGGCGCTGGCGTTCCTGCGCCGCGAGGGCTCCCACGCCAGCGCGTCCCGGCCGGACCTCATCCTGCTGGACTTGAACCTGCCCAAGAAGGACGGGCGCGAGGTGCTGGCGGAGATCAAGGAGGACTCGCGGCTGCGCCGCATCCCCGTGGTGGTGCTGACCACGTCCAAGGCGGAGGAGGACATCCTGCGCACCTACGATCTGCACGCCAATTGCTACATCACCAAGCCGGTGGACCTGGAGCAGTTCATCTCCGTGGTGCGCTCCATCGACGACTTCTGGCTGTCGGTGGTGCGGCTGCCATCGCTGGATTGAGGCCGCCATGAGCATGGACGAGGTGAAGCCCTTGCGGCTGCTGTTGGTGGAGGACAACCCCGGGGACGCCCGGCTCCTGCAGGAGGAGCTGAAGGAGGTGGCGACCACCCGCTTCGAGGTGCGCCACGTGACGCGCATGGCCGAGGCGCTGGCGGTGGTGAGCGAGCCGGGGCTGGACGTGGTGCTGTTGGACCTGTCGCTGCCGGACGGGCACGGGTTGTCCAACATCGAGCGGGTGGTGCAGACGGCGCCGGCGCTGCCGCTGGTGGTGCTCACCGGCACGGACGACGAGCAGCTGGCGATGCGGGCGGTGCACGCGGGCGCCCAGGACTACCTGGTGAAGGGGCAGGCCACGGGGCCGCTGCTGGTGCGCGCGCTGCGCTACGCCATCGAGCGCAAGCGGGCCGAGGAAGGCCTCAAGCGCGAGGAGGCCGCGCGGCAGACGGCGCTCTTCCGCGAGCAGTTCCTGGGGATTCTCGGGCATGACCTGCGCAACCCGCTGCAGGCCATCTCCGGCAACGCGGCGCTGCTGCTGCGCTACGGTGGCCTGTCCGAGCCCCAGCGCAAGGCCATCAACCGCATCTCCATCTCCTCGGACCGGATGGCGCGGATGATCAGCGACATCCTGGACTTCACGCG
The sequence above is drawn from the Archangium gephyra genome and encodes:
- a CDS encoding response regulator; the encoded protein is MSVDTLGRPIEILLVEDNPGDVRLTIEALKEGKVRNRLSVARDGVEALAFLRREGSHASASRPDLILLDLNLPKKDGREVLAEIKEDSRLRRIPVVVLTTSKAEEDILRTYDLHANCYITKPVDLEQFISVVRSIDDFWLSVVRLPSLD
- a CDS encoding PAS domain-containing protein, which translates into the protein MNPSERRVPDDPTVLSQILSGPEGEFTFRQLAEAIPQLVWTTRPDGYHDYFNQRWYEYTGMAPNSTAGEGWRLPFHPEDVPEAARRWRHSVATGEPYEVEYRCRRHDGVYRWFLGRAQPVRDAGGRIVKWFGTCTDIDEQKRSSDSVQLLAEAGSLLGSSLEYETTLAALTRLAVPRLADWCSLDIQGEDGVVRLLAVAHVDPAKVKWAHELRRRFPPDPKDPYGIHEVIRTGRSVMLPDIPDALLVAATRDAEHLRIARELGLRSAMTVPLTARGRTFGALSLIFAESGRRYTPADLALAEQLAGRAALAVDNARLYTDSFRAEERFRSLIHATAQAVWVMQPEGTVAEDSPTWRAFTGQAAEEYQGYGWLAVVHPEDQERVRRGWQAARVIKQPYEVEMRLCRADGSWATVLSRAVPMLDAQGQVREWIGTSTDITAQRRAEETSRRLESEQRARQLEALRAEVSEVLSREDSPPRLLQACAEVMVRNLPVLALVQLWSWNREPQVLQLEGNAGPSAPLSTQPSRVELGQTLVGTVGQSRQPLLVNELQADPRLRSRTWADVNGLVSFLGAPLLVRGQLVGVLAVYGQTALEEETLATLATVADAVAQGLERRRAELSLQEHARELARSNEELQQFAYVASHDLQEPLRMVASYTQLLSRRYKGKLDADADEFISYAVDGVNRMQRLIQDLLTYSRVGTRGHEFKPLDASLALNKALANLKTLMEETGATLIQGKLPQVMVDETQLTQLFQNLVGNALKFRGKTPPRVLVEAELQGTEWRFTVEDNGIGIEPQYYERIFVIFQRLHGKEEYPGTGIGLAICKKIVERHGGRIGLDSQPGQGTTFWFTLPTVPTPSTLGTPS
- a CDS encoding hybrid sensor histidine kinase/response regulator; the protein is MSMDEVKPLRLLLVEDNPGDARLLQEELKEVATTRFEVRHVTRMAEALAVVSEPGLDVVLLDLSLPDGHGLSNIERVVQTAPALPLVVLTGTDDEQLAMRAVHAGAQDYLVKGQATGPLLVRALRYAIERKRAEEGLKREEAARQTALFREQFLGILGHDLRNPLQAISGNAALLLRYGGLSEPQRKAINRISISSDRMARMISDILDFTRTRLGGGYTLQRTWMNVHDVLKQVVEELEVAHPQKSFELSVSGTGWGEWDADRVAQAASNLVGNAVQYSPEGSAVRVLARDEGDGVRVEIHNQGTPIPAERLPHIFDPFVRGQQGSRSSSGSRSGLGLGLYITHEIVKAHGGSLQVRSTEAEGTCFWLKLPRHAPPAAKS